CTGTCTGAACGACGCCTATGTCATCGAGGTCTACGATGACGGAGGAAAGCTCATCCGGAAAATCCATCGGTCCTACGAGCTCCTGCCCGTCACGGAGAAAGACAAAACGGACTATCTGAAGCGGTTCGATTCCTCGCCTCAGGCCAGGGAACTCCGGGAAGGCATGCCGTTTCCCCAGGTGAAGACCGTCACCGAAAACATGTTTGCGGATGACCGCGGATTCCTCTGGGTCGCGACGCCGGTATCCCGAACCGAGGGGGATCCCAAGCTGACGGCTTTCGATATCTTCGACGAGGAGGGGATTTATGATGCCCGGGTCTGGTTGGACAAGGTTCCCGGAAGGGTTTTTTCGGGCAACAGGATGTATCGGCTGGATGAGGATCCGGAATCCGGACTGAGTTGTGTCGCCCGGTATGCCGTCATCTGGGACGAATTGGAATTCAGGGACTTGGATATGACTTTTTAATGCGTGTAAAAAAGCCCGGCTGGTTTTTCTTGTTCTTGTTTTAGTTTCCGCGGCATCGATGTCATGCGGAAAACAGGAGTCTGCCTGGAAAGGACAGATCACGGAACGAAAAGGTCCAGGCGGCGTCGGCATCCCGGCCGGGACCAGGTCGAGACCGGGTCGAGACCAAGTCAGCACCCGGCTACCCCTCAAGTACCCGACAAGTACCGCACAAGTACCGCACAAGTACCGCACAAGTCTCCGTACTTCAAGCTGCACGAAAACCTAGATCGCGCGGGGAGCTACAGGATCTTTGTGATAAAGGGAAAAGGGACAGAATGATCAAACGGAAATGGACAGAAAAATCGTCAAAAATACCCATAAAAATCGTGGAGCAAGACCCCAAAAACCATGTAATCGCCCGATTCTTCAAGGAGAAGCGAAATATTCATGAACTTGAGAGGATTCGTCGGATGCCCTGGTCCGGATTTCCCGAGAAGTGGGGCGCCGGATCCCTGGAACGAGAATCGTTCCCAACCGGCTCAAGGGAACCGAAATTTGGAGATGAAAGCAATGAATTCCAAACGACCGGGCCGACAGGTGCGCGGCAGGTTCTCCGCACATCTTAGTCCAGCCCGATGTTAGGCGATCCTGCTTTTCCAGTATCCAGGTTTGCGTCGGCCGTGGGCCAAAGCAATGATTTCAATTCGGCCGGCGGTTTCTCGATACACCAGATAAAAAGGGAAGCGATGGAAGACATAGCGCCGCGTTCCATGCACATAGCGCGGCCACATCTTGGGGTTTTCGGCTATCGCTTCAACGGCCATATCCAGCTCGGCAAGATAAGTCTCCGCGGCTGAAACACTTCTTTCCAGATACCAGCGGCTTGCCGCTTGTGCCTCGGCGATTGCCTCAGGATGTATGTCTACATGTCGTGAGGACACGACTATTCTGCAATTCTCGCTCTGGCTTCGGCCCAGGGAATGAGAGGGGCTTTCCCTTCGTCAATCTCCCGGATGCGAGAGGCTATTTCAGCCGCCCACGCTGACTCTGCTTCGCTGTCCAAAGTTTCGTCAAGGCTGTCAAGCAAGGAGCCTGCAAGGGCAGCCCGTGCCTCCGGGGGGAGCCTCAAGGCCTGTTCAAGGATATAGGCGATATTCTCTTTCATGGCTTGATTCTACTCCATTCTCTGACGAAAATCCAGGAGTCG
This genomic stretch from Acidobacteriota bacterium harbors:
- a CDS encoding type II toxin-antitoxin system RelE/ParE family toxin, which gives rise to MSSRHVDIHPEAIAEAQAASRWYLERSVSAAETYLAELDMAVEAIAENPKMWPRYVHGTRRYVFHRFPFYLVYRETAGRIEIIALAHGRRKPGYWKSRIA
- a CDS encoding addiction module protein, whose protein sequence is MKENIAYILEQALRLPPEARAALAGSLLDSLDETLDSEAESAWAAEIASRIREIDEGKAPLIPWAEARARIAE